In Natronomonas halophila, one DNA window encodes the following:
- a CDS encoding cytochrome P450 gives MSVPEPDGLPVLGHTVSYFRDPFGFYEQAEALGDLVRAEVMGETFYYVHHPEDVKRVLVDRSDDVEKPDFFDRTSREVAPTGVFFTDGEQWRRQRTALQPAFYREHIDRYAPTMADCTRNAVEDWQDGGRIDGDDFRSLTLRVLTRTMFGIDDPDGRRIVAEATDAVNEKFETGLDGFIPTWVPTPTNRRYRRRMDALDDVVDSLLARGGGIEGDDAMPDLLSVLQATDALSETEIRDQLVTFLFAGHETTSLALLYAWVMLDRHPEVRERLHREVDALDGDPTAEDLDSLPVTDRVIRETLRLYPPVYVTFRQATEPLQLRDGTVPAGATLLLPQYFVHRDERFWDDPETFDPDRWPEGPDHEHAYFPFGAGPRHCIGMRFARAELKLAIPTIARRWRLRSRTDELDFRMATTLRPAEPVAFDLERR, from the coding sequence ATGTCGGTACCCGAACCAGACGGCCTCCCGGTACTCGGCCACACGGTATCGTATTTCCGCGACCCGTTCGGCTTCTACGAGCAGGCCGAGGCGCTCGGCGACCTCGTTCGCGCCGAAGTCATGGGTGAGACCTTCTACTACGTCCACCACCCGGAGGACGTCAAGCGCGTCCTCGTCGACCGTTCCGACGACGTGGAAAAGCCCGACTTCTTCGACCGGACGAGTCGCGAGGTGGCACCGACTGGCGTCTTCTTCACCGACGGCGAGCAGTGGCGTCGTCAGCGGACCGCCCTCCAGCCGGCGTTCTACCGCGAACACATCGACCGATACGCGCCGACGATGGCCGACTGCACGCGGAATGCCGTCGAGGACTGGCAGGACGGTGGGCGTATCGACGGCGACGACTTTCGGTCGCTGACCCTCCGAGTGCTCACTCGGACGATGTTCGGCATCGACGACCCGGACGGCCGTCGAATCGTCGCCGAAGCGACCGACGCCGTCAACGAGAAGTTCGAAACCGGTCTCGACGGCTTCATCCCCACGTGGGTGCCGACGCCGACGAACCGCCGCTACCGGCGTCGCATGGACGCCCTCGACGACGTGGTCGATTCGCTTCTGGCGCGGGGCGGCGGCATCGAGGGCGACGACGCGATGCCCGACCTCCTGTCGGTGCTTCAGGCGACGGACGCGCTTTCGGAGACCGAGATTCGTGACCAACTCGTGACGTTCCTCTTTGCGGGCCACGAAACCACCTCGCTGGCGTTGCTGTACGCGTGGGTCATGCTGGACCGCCATCCCGAGGTCCGCGAGCGACTGCACCGGGAAGTCGACGCGCTCGACGGGGACCCGACCGCCGAGGACCTCGATTCGCTCCCCGTTACCGACCGTGTCATCCGAGAGACGCTGCGGCTCTACCCGCCGGTCTACGTCACCTTCCGACAGGCGACCGAGCCGCTCCAACTGCGTGATGGGACGGTTCCGGCCGGCGCGACGCTACTGTTGCCACAGTACTTCGTCCACCGCGACGAGCGGTTCTGGGACGACCCCGAGACGTTCGACCCCGACCGCTGGCCCGAAGGGCCGGACCACGAACACGCGTACTTCCCGTTCGGGGCTGGCCCCCGCCATTGCATCGGGATGCGGTTTGCACGGGCCGAACTGAAACTCGCGATTC